The Aspergillus flavus chromosome 2, complete sequence region CCAGCATAAGGAGAACGCCCAAGAGGGCCACCTGTGACGTGAGCCTAGATCGTCGATAGCAGATTCGTAACTTCCAACCTACCAGTCACCATGGCTATGGCAACATGGACGCCCATATCGTAGAATTCTTTGCCCATTGCGTAGGAGCGCGCGTAGATGAGGTCGACATCCCCGGTGGCTGCAGTGGTCACGCCTGAAGGAAATTGGGTGTTTCCAAGACTCGGTCGAACGCCCGCAGGGCCATCCTGGAAACACATTCTCGAGATCCCAAGACGGGTAACTTTGCCCGAATTTCCCGCACATGGACCTGTCTGGCCCGTGACAACGCTTACCTGTTGTGAAGAATCAGCTTTCCTTGCCAGAACCAGCGCAAGATGGGGTTGGAGCTCACCTTTTCTTCAAGAGTCATCTCTGCCACGAGCTCTGCCGCTTGAGCATCAGCATTCCTCCATGCTTTACCGCCATCAGCCACAGGGGGACTTATCACATAAGACAAGGAAGTGGCTGCTGGCGCGAGGGCAGCATATGTCTGTCCGCTGGAACCAATAGCAGCTAGTAAGGGAATATAGAACCCCCTCATTTTCAAGGTCTTCTGGTGCAG contains the following coding sequences:
- a CDS encoding glycoside hydrolase superfamily, translated to MRGFYIPLLAAIGSSGQTYAALAPAATSLSYVISPPVADGGKAWRNADAQAAELVAEMTLEEKVSVVTGQTGPCAGNSGKVTRLGISRMCFQDGPAGVRPSLGNTQFPSGVTTAATGDVDLIYARSYAMGKEFYDMGVHVAIAMVTGGPLGRSPYAGRNWEGWYADPYGTGIASWYGVKGMMDFGVQTCSKNFGFYEKETYRQSPFCPILAAILNAYKQIPEHH